A genomic segment from Brevundimonas sp. SORGH_AS_0993 encodes:
- the rplC gene encoding 50S ribosomal protein L3, producing MRTGVIAKKLGMTRVFADDGAHVPVTVLQLDGCQVVGQRTQERDGYVALQLGAGAKKAKNTNKAQRETFAKAEVEPKAYVTEFRVDADGLLDVGAELSAEHFVVGQKVDIQGETIGKGFAGAMKRWNFGGLRATHGVSISHRSHGSTGNRQDPGRTFPGKKMAGHYGAETVTTQNLTVVRVDAERGLILIKGAVPGHDGGYVKVRDAIKKARPAEAPFPGAVKSAATSSGAAAQPASTPAEEAPAEATEGGEA from the coding sequence ATGCGCACGGGCGTGATCGCCAAGAAGCTGGGCATGACCCGCGTGTTCGCCGATGACGGCGCGCACGTTCCGGTCACTGTGCTGCAGCTCGACGGCTGCCAAGTCGTCGGCCAACGTACCCAGGAGCGCGACGGCTACGTCGCTCTTCAGCTGGGCGCTGGCGCGAAGAAGGCTAAGAACACCAACAAGGCTCAACGCGAGACCTTCGCCAAGGCGGAAGTCGAGCCGAAAGCCTATGTCACCGAGTTCCGCGTCGATGCGGACGGTCTGCTGGACGTGGGCGCCGAGCTGTCGGCCGAACACTTCGTCGTGGGTCAGAAGGTCGACATCCAGGGCGAGACCATCGGTAAGGGTTTCGCCGGCGCCATGAAGCGCTGGAACTTCGGCGGTCTGCGCGCCACGCACGGCGTGTCGATCTCGCACCGTTCGCACGGTTCGACGGGCAACCGTCAGGATCCGGGCCGCACCTTCCCCGGCAAGAAGATGGCCGGCCACTACGGCGCCGAGACCGTCACCACCCAGAACCTGACCGTCGTGCGCGTGGACGCCGAGCGCGGCCTGATCCTGATCAAGGGCGCTGTCCCGGGTCACGACGGCGGCTACGTCAAGGTTCGTGACGCCATCAAGAAGGCCCGTCCGGCCGAGGCCCCGTTCCCGGGCGCCGTCAAGTCGGCCGCCACATCCTCTGGGGCTGCCGCTCAACCCGCCTCGACCCCGGCTGAAGAAGCCCCGGCCGAAGCGACCGAAGGCGGTGAAGCGTAA
- the rpsJ gene encoding 30S ribosomal protein S10: MDQSIRIRLKAFDHRVLDFSTREIVNTAKRTGATVRGPIPLPTLIEKFTVNRSPHVDKKSREQFEIRTHKRVLDIVDPTPQTVDALMKLDLSAGVDVEIKI, translated from the coding sequence ATGGATCAAAGCATCCGCATCAGGCTCAAGGCCTTTGATCACCGCGTCCTCGATTTCTCGACGCGCGAGATCGTTAATACCGCCAAGCGCACCGGCGCGACCGTTCGCGGTCCGATTCCGCTGCCGACCCTGATCGAGAAGTTCACCGTGAACCGCTCGCCGCACGTCGATAAGAAGTCGCGTGAGCAGTTTGAAATCCGCACGCACAAACGCGTGCTCGACATCGTCGACCCCACCCCGCAGACCGTGGACGCGCTCATGAAGCTCGACCTGTCCGCCGGCGTGGACGTCGAGATCAAGATTTAA
- a CDS encoding porin, with product MKTILLSTAAAVTLIAAPAFAQDAIGSVGVTYANPSVDVVGSKADADVWTVDGSVALPVQDWTVTLNGAVDHMKAFGEDDTSGVVAAHGTKMWAPDVRAGGFVAANGIGTGDTVWTVGAEAQKYLANATLTGLVAWTDADAGDIWTVGGDAAFYVMPNLRLNAGVAYNDIDGNTGSVDAWTYGVGAEYEFENTPFSLGASYTRADLDAADIDTWSVGLRYSFGGGLQARDRAGANLGVSAITSVLGVR from the coding sequence ATGAAGACGATCCTTCTCTCCACGGCCGCCGCCGTCACCCTGATCGCCGCCCCGGCCTTCGCTCAGGACGCCATAGGTTCGGTCGGCGTGACTTACGCCAACCCCTCGGTCGATGTCGTCGGCTCCAAAGCCGACGCCGACGTCTGGACCGTCGACGGTTCGGTCGCCCTGCCGGTCCAGGACTGGACCGTGACCTTGAACGGAGCCGTCGACCATATGAAGGCTTTCGGTGAAGACGACACCTCGGGCGTCGTCGCCGCGCACGGCACCAAGATGTGGGCGCCGGACGTCCGCGCCGGCGGTTTCGTGGCCGCTAACGGCATCGGCACGGGCGACACGGTCTGGACCGTCGGCGCCGAAGCCCAGAAGTACTTGGCCAACGCGACGCTGACCGGCCTGGTCGCCTGGACGGACGCCGACGCTGGCGACATCTGGACCGTCGGCGGCGACGCCGCCTTCTACGTCATGCCGAACCTGCGCCTGAACGCGGGCGTCGCCTATAACGATATCGACGGGAACACCGGCAGCGTCGACGCCTGGACGTATGGCGTGGGCGCCGAGTACGAGTTCGAGAACACCCCGTTCTCGCTGGGCGCCTCCTACACCCGCGCCGATCTGGACGCGGCCGACATCGACACCTGGTCGGTCGGTCTGCGCTACTCGTTCGGCGGCGGCCTGCAGGCCCGTGACCGCGCCGGCGCCAACCTGGGCGTTTCGGCCATCACCAGCGTCCTGGGCGTCCGCTAG
- a CDS encoding DUF2807 domain-containing protein, with amino-acid sequence MNRTLIATAALAGIAVAGIAWAAPASAAEVKIRDAVAQVVVIVEDRQDVAVEVRQGRSRLPAVQVRRNGRDVEINGGLPRNRMWGGGSAIRNCNTGRGDPGQPANGATVEVRNLGVIRIEDAPTIILRTPRAVDLSAGGAVFGSIGRNARSVTLSNGGCGGWNVANVDGPMELALGGSGSIRAGTSRSLEANVGGSGSIWAGATGDLEANIGGSGAITVASARGEGDIAIGGSGDVIVRDGQMSDLSVAIGGSGSVRYGGATRDLSVSIAGSGDVRVGAATGDVSRTVIGSGTLVIGR; translated from the coding sequence GAACCGCACGCTTATCGCAACCGCCGCCCTGGCCGGAATCGCCGTCGCCGGCATCGCCTGGGCCGCGCCCGCCTCGGCCGCCGAGGTCAAGATCCGCGACGCCGTGGCCCAGGTGGTCGTGATCGTGGAGGATCGGCAGGATGTTGCGGTGGAGGTCCGGCAGGGCCGCTCGCGCCTGCCGGCCGTTCAGGTTCGCCGCAACGGCCGCGACGTTGAGATCAACGGGGGCCTGCCGCGTAACCGGATGTGGGGCGGCGGCAGCGCCATCCGCAACTGCAACACAGGCCGCGGCGATCCGGGTCAGCCGGCGAATGGAGCGACCGTCGAGGTGCGGAACCTGGGCGTGATCCGGATAGAGGATGCGCCGACCATCATCCTGCGGACGCCGCGCGCCGTGGACCTTAGCGCCGGCGGGGCCGTGTTCGGCTCCATCGGGCGCAACGCCCGCTCGGTGACGCTCAGCAACGGCGGCTGCGGCGGGTGGAACGTGGCCAATGTGGACGGGCCGATGGAGTTGGCGCTGGGCGGCTCGGGCTCGATCCGGGCGGGAACCTCGCGCTCGCTGGAAGCCAATGTGGGCGGCTCGGGCTCGATCTGGGCCGGCGCGACCGGGGACCTGGAGGCCAATATCGGCGGTTCCGGCGCCATAACCGTGGCCAGCGCGCGTGGCGAAGGCGACATCGCTATCGGCGGCTCGGGCGACGTGATCGTCCGCGACGGCCAGATGAGCGACCTGTCGGTCGCCATCGGCGGCTCGGGCAGTGTGCGCTACGGCGGGGCGACCCGCGATCTGAGCGTCAGCATCGCCGGTTCTGGCGATGTGCGTGTGGGCGCCGCGACCGGCGATGTCTCGCGCACCGTCATCGGCTCGGGGACGCTGGTTATAGGCCGCTGA